The Asticcacaulis sp. EMRT-3 region GCGCCACGCCGAGCAGGCGGCGGCCCAGGCCACGTCCCTGAAAATCGGAATGGATATAGAGGCGTTTCAGCTCACCCTCGCGCGCCGGATCGGCTTCGGGGTGGGGCAGATTGACCGGCCCGCATTGCAGATAGGCGGCGGCGCGTCCGTCATCGTCGAACCCCATGCGCCAGTCCTGCGCCGGATCGGCGATGGCGGCGGCCAGTACGGGTTCGGCATAGGCCTGTTCGAGATAAAAGGCGAGATCGTCCGGCGGATACAGATAGCCGAACGTCTCGATGAACGAGTCCCTGCCCAGAGCGGCGAGCGCGGGAATATGCCGGGGTTCGACGGTGATGATGCGCATGGTTCTTGCGTTAGCGGATTGGTCTGGAGGGGGCAAGATTTGACCACGGAAAACACAGAAAGCACGGAAATGAGGTTCGGCGTAGCCAAAGAGCGACCGTTTGCGCGCAGCGCCTTGATCGTAAGGTTAAACGCAAAACGAGGCGCGAATTTCTATGTTTTCCGTGTTTTCCGTGGTTCAAATCCTTTACAGCGTTGCCTTGAGAAATTCACCCAGCGGACGCGGTTTTTTGCCGGTCAGGGTTTCGACATCGCCGGTTAGCACATCGAAGCCGCCCTCGCGCTGGGCGGTGTCGAACGAGACAAGCATCGGGATGATCGCGTCGGGCAGACCCGCGCCTTTCAGGCCCCCGGCCAGTTGCGCGTCCGTCACGTCGATGACGGAGAGCGGTTTGCCCGATGCGGCGCTGGCCAGGGCGGCGATTTCGTGCGTGGTGAAAAGCTCCGGCCCGGTCAGGGTGTAGGTCTTGTTGTCGGGGGCTTGCAGCAGGGCTGCGGCGGCGGCCTCAGCGCAATCAGCATGGGCAACATGGCTGATGCGGCCAGTACCTGAGGCGCTGTACCACTGGCCAGATTCGAGAGCGTGCGGCAGGCTCATCAGCAGGTTTTCCTGATACCAGGCATTGCGCAGGATGGTGTAGGGCAGGCCGCTGGCCTTGATCGCCTGTTCGGTGCCGAGGTGATCACCTGCAAAGATGACCGCCGAGGTTTCGGGATTGGGCATGGAGGTATAGATGAGGCCCTTCACGCCCGCGTCTTTGGCGGCCTGCACGGCGTTTTGATGCTGGCGGAGGCGCTGGCCCGAACCCAGCGAGTCGGTGGAGATGATCAGCACGCGGTCCACGCCCTTGAAAGCCTCGGCGAGGCTGGCCGGGTCGTCGAAATCTGCGCGGCGCGTCTGCGCGCCTTTCGCGGCCAGATCGGCCAGCTTGGCGGTGTCGCGTGAGGCGGCGATGACGGTATGGCCGCCCGCTTGCAGCAGCCGATCCGTAATCTGACGGCCCAGCTTGCCATTGGCACCGGTGATGAGCAATGTGGACATATTAGTCTCCTGTTGGTATATAGTCTCAAAATGAGATCGATGCTAAGATAGTCACATTTGGCCGTCTGTAAAGGCGGCAGATTTTTGGGAGATAGTTACTTTGAAGGAACCGATCACCTTCGCCATGAGCGAGGCGTTCAAGGACATGCTGGCGCAGGTGACCTGCGGTGAGCTGGATGCGTCAAACTGTCCGGTGCGCGATGTCATGGATCATATCAGCGGCAAGTGGACGAGTCTGCTATTGTTTGCCCTGGCGGCGCGCCCGCATCGTTTTGGCGAGCTGAAACGCGCCGTGCCCGATATTTCGCAGCGTATGCTGACCCAGTCCTTGCGTGATCTGCAACAGGACGGTCTGATCAGTCGGCATGTTTTTGCCACCGTTCCGCCCAGCGTCGAATACCGGCTCACCCCGTTAGGCGAAAGCCTGATGCCCGCTTTACTTGGACTGGTGACATGGGCCAATGCCCACCATGATCAGGTTCGTGCGGCGCGCGCGGCGTTCGGGCAGGTTGTGGAAGAGGTTTGAAGATTATCACCACGGAAAGCACAGACTTCATAATCGAGGCTAACTGTGGGCCAAGCCGGAGGATGTCCGTGCTTTCTGTGTTTTCCGTGGTTAAAAATATCACAGCGCCGGGTGCATGGCCTGCCAGGCCGCCACGAAAGCCTGCGCCTTTTTGTAAACCGCATCGGGCGTGTCGCCCGGTTTGAAAACGCCAGAACCGATGCCGAAACCGGCGGCTCCGGCCTCGACGAAGTCGCGCATATTGCCGGGCTCGACGCCGCCGACCGGAAACACCGGGATGGCGCGCGGCAGAACCGCCTTCATTGCCTTCAGACCCTTGGTGCCCGCCAGTTCAGCCGGGAAGAGCTTGATCGCGTCGGCGCCCGCATCAATGGCGCTGAACGCCTCGGTGGGGGTGAAGAAGGCCGGGAACGAGATCATGCCCAGACGCTTGGCGGCGCGGATGACATCGGGATTGGCATTGGGCGAGATGCAGATCTGCCCGCCCACCTTGGCCAGTCGCTCAACATCGGCGACCGTCAGCACCGTGCCCGCCCCGACAATGGCGCGGCTGCCCAGCGCATCGACCAATAATTTGATGCTGTCGAACGGATCGGGCGAATTGAGCGGCACCTCGATGATGCGGAAACCGGCGCGCACCAGCATTTCGCCGACGGCCAGAGCTTCGGACGGGCGCAGGCCGCGCAGAATGGCGATGAGGGGCAGGGTGGCAAGCGCCGATTGCCAGGCTTCCTGAGGCCAGCGTTGTTGGATCATAAAACGAGTTCCGCCTGTTGCGCGATGGTCCACAGGCCGCTGGCCGAGGCTTCGTCGCCGTCATGGATGACGACATCGCTGAAGCCGGTGTGATTGAGGGCGCGTTTGTAAAGTTTGGAGAGGGTGCCGTCGCCGATAATGCCGACCGGGCGGACGCCGTGGCGCAGGATTTCAACGCGCACTTCCGAGCCGATCAGCAGGCCCGACAGATAGGATGACAGGCTTTCCGGCTTGATATTGCCAAACAAACCTTCGGTGCGCACCGAAAAGATCAGTGACAGGAAGGACTTGTCGTTCATGGCGCGATCAACGCCCAGCTTGAAGGCGGCTTCGTCGTCGATGTCATCGGCCATCAGGTCGCCGAGGATCGAGTTGGATTTGAGCAGCGAGAACATTTCGCCGGTCATGTAGGAATTAAAGCCCTCGATGACGCCATTCTCCACCTTGGCCCATTTGGAATGGGTGCCGGGCAGGATGAAGACGCCTTCGCCCTTGGCACCAGCCAGGCCGAAAATCTGGGTTTCCTCGCCACGCATCACATTATGGATGTGGGTTTCGGGGTCTTCCGCCGACAGGCCGGGCACGATGCTGACCTTGAGCTTGTCAGACGGCGCCTTGACGATGCCGTCTGCGATGGCGGCAAGGCTGGCCGGGCAGGGCACATAGGGCGCCTGTTCCCAGCCCTGACGCGAGCCGACCATGCCCGACAGCAGGATCGGCAGGTCGGGGCGGGCGAAATCGCCCTTCATCACCGAATGCAGCGCTTCCTCGAAGCTGAGGACGCCGAGGTTTTTCAGGCCGATATTGGCGGCGTGGCGCTCGATGATCTCGCCATCGGTGCCGAAGAGAAACATGCGGAAATTGGTAGTGCCCCAGTCACAGGCGATCAGGGCGGGCGCGGCGTAGGTCATGGAATATGTCTGCTCGAATGTGAGGTCGCGCCGTAACTAGCCCTTAAACTTCATCGGTTCAAGGCCGGTATGTCCTTGAAGCCTATCAGAAGGTATTTCAAACAGTGTCCCGCCTTCACGGTCTTCGGGCAGATTTTCCGCCGCCGAGGTGACGAAGAGGCGATCAAGGTCGTTGCCGGCAAAGCAAAGTGAGGTGATTTGCCGGGCGGGCAGGTCGATATGGAAGTCTTCGGTAGCGTCTTCATGGAAGCGGGTGATGCGGCCGGGGGCCCCGTCTCCGCTCATCCAGTGCGCCACCCAGATGCCACCTTGCGCATCGGTGGTCATGCCGTCGGGGCCGCCCCAGTCTTCCGGGAAGGTCAGCCACAGGCGCTTATTAGCCAGTTCGCCGTCGATCACGTCAAACACGTAGATTTCCGACCTGCCTGTATCGGTGTGCCAGACCTTCTTGTGGTCGGCGGCAAAGGTCGGGCCATTGGCGATCTTGTACGGGCCATCGACCTCGCGGAACGACATATCGGTATCGAGGCGGTAAAATGCGCCGGAAACCTGCGTGATCGGCTTGTGCATCGAACCGGCCCAGATGCGGCCCAGATCGTCGGCCTTGGCGTCGTTCAGGCGGTTTTCCGGCTCGTGCGGATAGGGATTGGCGATGTGCCTGATCGAAAACGGCTCAAGCGTCACCTCGGCGAAACCGCTCATCAGACCGGCGATGAAGCCACCCCCAGGAAAGGCAGACATGTCGCGCTCGATCACCCAGGTGATGTGTTCGGGGAAATGCCAGGTCTTCGCGCGGCCATCGAGATAATAGGCGTGCAGATGGTTAGACAGAATATCGACCCAATAGACGCACTGGTCGCGCTTTGACCACAAGGGGCCTTCGCCGAGAATGGCGCCCGGCGGCGAACGGCGGAGAATGGCGTCGGTATTGGACATGGTTCGGATTTCCTCTGTTATTTTTTTCATCCTTCCCCGTTTACGGGGAAGGTGGCATTTGCGGCAGCAAATGACGGAAGGGGGATTCCGTCAAGCTTTACCGATGTGAGGCAATTAAAAACGGGAAGGATAGTCATTTACCATTCGCGGACATAGCCGTCAGGCCCGCGCCACGCCGGATTGCGCCAGGGCGGGCAGTCCTTCGCCATGTCGCGCACCTTGTCCTCGTCGATCTCGACACCAAGGCCGGGGCCTTCCAGCGCTGCCACATAGCCGTCCTTCACATCGAACACTTCCGGGTTCTTCATATAGGTCAGCAGGTCGTGGCCATTGGTGTTGTAATGGATGCCGAGCGACATTTCCTGAATGACGTGGTTAGGCGTTGAAATGCCGATCTGGAAGCAGGCCGCCATAGCCAGCGGCCCCAGCGGACAGTGCGGGGCAATGGCCACATCATAGGCTTCGGCCATAGCCGCGATGCGTCTGACCTCGGAAATGCCACCGGCGTGGCTGAGATCGGGCTGAACAATATCAACACAGGCGCGCTCGAAAAACGGCTTGAAATCCCAGCGCGAATAGAGGCGCTCACCCAGCGCCACCGGCGTGGTGGTGGCGGCGGCGAACTGGGCGATGGCCTCGATATGCTCGGACAGAAGCGGTTCTTCGATGAACAGGGGGCGTAAGGGTTCGAGCGCATGGGCGATCTGGCGGGCCATCGGCTTATGGATGCGGCCATGAAAATCGAGCCCGGCATCAAGGCCTAGATCGCGCACCGAGGTGAAGCGTTCGACCACGCCGTCGATCACCTTGGGCGAATCGAGCCAGCCCATATCTTCGGAGGCGTTCATCTTGACGGCCTTGAAGCCTTGTGCGAGGCGCGCTCTTCCGGCATCGACCACATCCGACGGGCGGTCGCCGCCGATCCAGGCATAGACCTGCACCCGGTCGCGTACCTTGCCGCCCAGAAGCTGCCACACGGGCACGCCGAGGCGGCGCGCCTTCAGATCCCACAGGGCCTGATCGAAGCCCGACAGGGCCGACATCAGCACCGGCCCGCCGCGATAAAAGCCGAGGCGGTAAAAGACCTGCCACATATCCTCGATACGGTCGGCGTCGTGGCCTATAAAGCGCTCGCGGATTTCGGCGAAGGCGGCCTGCGAGGCTTCGGTATGGCCTTCCAGCGAGGCCTCGCCCCAGCCAATTGCGCCGTCTTCCGTCTCGACGCGCACAAACAGCCAGCGCGGCGGCACGGCAAAGGTTTCGATGCGCGCGATCTTTGTGACGGCCAGCGTGCGGGTAGCGGTGGAAAGCGTGTCCATGATAAGGTTCCGTGAGGTTTCGAGTCGGCGTAATCGCTTCTCAGCCGAGGGTCAAGAATATTGTATGATAATTATAACGAATGAGATGAAAAATTCCGCCATACAGCGAGAATCTTTCCCGGTTATCTTGACGTTCGCGTAAACAAAGCGCATCTATGAGCCTTGCCAAGCCGACCAAGAAACGCACCCATCCCCAGGAGGATCGACCCTGATGCCCAGCCCTGAAAATTCCGCCTATATCTATGATCATGTCCGCTCTCCGCGCGGCAAGGGCAAGAAGGATGGCAGTCTGCATCCGATCACCTCGCTTGATCTGTCGCAGCAGGTTTTGCGCGCCTTGAAGGATCGCAACCAACTCGATACGTCTTTGGTCGATGATGTGATGTGGGGCTGCGTCACGCCGGTGGGCGAGCAGGGCGGCGACATCGCGCGCGCGGCGGTTCTGGCGGCGGGTTATGCCGAAACGACCGGCGGGGTGCAGCTCAATCGTTTTTGCGCATCGGGCCTCGAAGCCGTCAATATCGCCGCCGCCAAGGTGGTGTGCGGCGAGGCGACGATGGCGATTGGCGGCGGGGTGGAATGTATGAGCCGCGTGCCGATGGGTTCGGATGGCGGGGCCTGGGCCATTGATGTGGCGGCAGCCTTCCCGACCCATTTCGTGCCGCAGGGCGTATCGGCTGATATGATCGCCACCAAATGGGGTTTTTCGCGCGCCGATGTCGATGCCTATTCGGTGGAAAGCCACAAACGCGCCGCGCAATCCTGGGCCGAAGGGCGTTTCAACAAGGCCATTGTGCCGGTGAAGGATCAGATGGGCGTCATCGCCCTCGATCACGATGAAACCATCCGGCCCAACACCGATATGCAGACCCTGGGCGGCCTCAATCCGTCCTTTGCGGGGCTTGGCGACATGGCCTTCGATTCGGTCATCCAGCAACGCTATCCTGAGGTCGAGCGCGTCAACCACGTCCATACGCCGGGTAATTCGTCGTCGATTGTCGATGGTTCGGGCGCGGTGCTGGTGGGGTCGAAAGAGGCGGGTGTCATCACCGGTTTGAAGGCCAAGGCGCGCATCCTCGGCACGGCCTCGATTGGCTCTGAGCCGTCGATCATGCTGACCGGGCCGTCTTACGTCACCGAAAAGCTGCTGAAAAAGCTCGGCATGAGCGTGGCGGACATCGATATTTACGAACTGAACGAAGCCTTCGCCGCCGTGGTTTTGCGCTACATGCAGGTGCTCGATATTCCGCACGACAAGATCAATGTGTGCGGCGGGGCGATTGCGATGGGCCACCCGCTGGGAGCCACGGGCGCGATGATCCTCGGCACGCTGGTCGATGAACTGGAACGGTCGGGCAAATCGACCGGTCTTGCGGTCTTGTGCGTCGGCGGTGGCATGGCCACGGCCACGGTTATCGAACGCGTTTAAAGAGGGAGCAGAGCGGCATTTTAGCGAAAAGTGTGCCTCAGTGATCGTGCACTTTTCGCGCTAAAAATGCGCTCAAAGGAAAAAAGT contains the following coding sequences:
- the dgoD gene encoding galactonate dehydratase, giving the protein MDTLSTATRTLAVTKIARIETFAVPPRWLFVRVETEDGAIGWGEASLEGHTEASQAAFAEIRERFIGHDADRIEDMWQVFYRLGFYRGGPVLMSALSGFDQALWDLKARRLGVPVWQLLGGKVRDRVQVYAWIGGDRPSDVVDAGRARLAQGFKAVKMNASEDMGWLDSPKVIDGVVERFTSVRDLGLDAGLDFHGRIHKPMARQIAHALEPLRPLFIEEPLLSEHIEAIAQFAAATTTPVALGERLYSRWDFKPFFERACVDIVQPDLSHAGGISEVRRIAAMAEAYDVAIAPHCPLGPLAMAACFQIGISTPNHVIQEMSLGIHYNTNGHDLLTYMKNPEVFDVKDGYVAALEGPGLGVEIDEDKVRDMAKDCPPWRNPAWRGPDGYVREW
- a CDS encoding SDR family oxidoreductase, yielding MSTLLITGANGKLGRQITDRLLQAGGHTVIAASRDTAKLADLAAKGAQTRRADFDDPASLAEAFKGVDRVLIISTDSLGSGQRLRQHQNAVQAAKDAGVKGLIYTSMPNPETSAVIFAGDHLGTEQAIKASGLPYTILRNAWYQENLLMSLPHALESGQWYSASGTGRISHVAHADCAEAAAAALLQAPDNKTYTLTGPELFTTHEIAALASAASGKPLSVIDVTDAQLAGGLKGAGLPDAIIPMLVSFDTAQREGGFDVLTGDVETLTGKKPRPLGEFLKATL
- a CDS encoding helix-turn-helix domain-containing protein, yielding MKEPITFAMSEAFKDMLAQVTCGELDASNCPVRDVMDHISGKWTSLLLFALAARPHRFGELKRAVPDISQRMLTQSLRDLQQDGLISRHVFATVPPSVEYRLTPLGESLMPALLGLVTWANAHHDQVRAARAAFGQVVEEV
- a CDS encoding SMP-30/gluconolactonase/LRE family protein; translation: MSNTDAILRRSPPGAILGEGPLWSKRDQCVYWVDILSNHLHAYYLDGRAKTWHFPEHITWVIERDMSAFPGGGFIAGLMSGFAEVTLEPFSIRHIANPYPHEPENRLNDAKADDLGRIWAGSMHKPITQVSGAFYRLDTDMSFREVDGPYKIANGPTFAADHKKVWHTDTGRSEIYVFDVIDGELANKRLWLTFPEDWGGPDGMTTDAQGGIWVAHWMSGDGAPGRITRFHEDATEDFHIDLPARQITSLCFAGNDLDRLFVTSAAENLPEDREGGTLFEIPSDRLQGHTGLEPMKFKG
- a CDS encoding 2-dehydro-3-deoxygalactonokinase, which translates into the protein MTYAAPALIACDWGTTNFRMFLFGTDGEIIERHAANIGLKNLGVLSFEEALHSVMKGDFARPDLPILLSGMVGSRQGWEQAPYVPCPASLAAIADGIVKAPSDKLKVSIVPGLSAEDPETHIHNVMRGEETQIFGLAGAKGEGVFILPGTHSKWAKVENGVIEGFNSYMTGEMFSLLKSNSILGDLMADDIDDEAAFKLGVDRAMNDKSFLSLIFSVRTEGLFGNIKPESLSSYLSGLLIGSEVRVEILRHGVRPVGIIGDGTLSKLYKRALNHTGFSDVVIHDGDEASASGLWTIAQQAELVL
- a CDS encoding GNAT family N-acetyltransferase, which codes for MRIITVEPRHIPALAALGRDSFIETFGYLYPPDDLAFYLEQAYAEPVLAAAIADPAQDWRMGFDDDGRAAAYLQCGPVNLPHPEADPAREGELKRLYIHSDFQGRGLGRRLLGVALDLITQRYGRAAQWIGVWSENHKAQALYRSVGFEKVGDYQFSVGKTLDDEFILRRSAQP
- a CDS encoding acetyl-CoA C-acetyltransferase; its protein translation is MPSPENSAYIYDHVRSPRGKGKKDGSLHPITSLDLSQQVLRALKDRNQLDTSLVDDVMWGCVTPVGEQGGDIARAAVLAAGYAETTGGVQLNRFCASGLEAVNIAAAKVVCGEATMAIGGGVECMSRVPMGSDGGAWAIDVAAAFPTHFVPQGVSADMIATKWGFSRADVDAYSVESHKRAAQSWAEGRFNKAIVPVKDQMGVIALDHDETIRPNTDMQTLGGLNPSFAGLGDMAFDSVIQQRYPEVERVNHVHTPGNSSSIVDGSGAVLVGSKEAGVITGLKAKARILGTASIGSEPSIMLTGPSYVTEKLLKKLGMSVADIDIYELNEAFAAVVLRYMQVLDIPHDKINVCGGAIAMGHPLGATGAMILGTLVDELERSGKSTGLAVLCVGGGMATATVIERV
- a CDS encoding 2-dehydro-3-deoxy-6-phosphogalactonate aldolase is translated as MIQQRWPQEAWQSALATLPLIAILRGLRPSEALAVGEMLVRAGFRIIEVPLNSPDPFDSIKLLVDALGSRAIVGAGTVLTVADVERLAKVGGQICISPNANPDVIRAAKRLGMISFPAFFTPTEAFSAIDAGADAIKLFPAELAGTKGLKAMKAVLPRAIPVFPVGGVEPGNMRDFVEAGAAGFGIGSGVFKPGDTPDAVYKKAQAFVAAWQAMHPAL